TCATTGTCGGTGTCTTCCACAATGCATCTTCTGACTGCACCATGCGCAAAGCGGCAGCAAGATCCCGGGCAGCCCGCTTCGCATGTTTCACATTGGGGCCGTCAGCTTTATTAATGGCGACAAGATCCGCCATTTCAAGGACACCTTTTTTAATTCCTTGCAGCTGATCCCCTGCGCCGGCCAAGGCAAGGAAGGTGAAACAGTCCACCATGTTGGCGACAGTCACCTCACTTTGTCCAACACCGACGGTTTCAACGAGGATCGTGTCAAAGCCTGCCGCTTCGAAAACCACCATTGATTCGCGGGTGGCTTTCGCCACCCCGCCTAAAGTGCCAGCTGACGGGGATGGACGAATATAGGCATGTTCTTCAGCTGACAGTTTCGCCATCCGGGTTTTATCACCCAAAATTGAGCCGCGAGTTTTCGTCGACGACGGGTCGATGGCAAGTACGGCAACCTTGTGCCCATCCCGAAGTAACTTCATGCCGAGTGCTTCGATAAAGGTCGACTTGCCAACCCCTGGTACCCCAGTGATCCCGACCCGCAGCGCGTTGCCTGAGTGCGGTAAGAGTTTCACAAGCAGTTCTTGCGCGAGCACTGTGTGGGCGGGAGCCGTCGATTCGAGCAGTGTAATCGACCGGGCAATCAGCGCCCGGTTCCCCGACCGAACGCCGTGGTAGAGCTCATCGACATCGATGCGACGTCGGGCGCGGGTAACGATCTCCGGGGCAACTGCGGTGACATCCCCCAAATCGGTGCCACCGGTGGTCAGCAACGCGGAACCGGGATGATGCTGTTCCAGATAATCCTGAGGGTTGATAGCCATGGGGATACTTTCACCGTCCTAATCCGACGTCTGACCCAGTGCGGGGTGCCGTCACAAGGGTGATTGGTAAGCGATTGGGTATTGTATAAAAAGTCTTGGAGTGCAAGCCTCCCCGGGGCAGGAACGAGTGCAACCAACAAATGTTGCCTACACCGGTCTAGAGCACAAAAGAGAAATCAATTGCGCCAGAGCAGGCAGGTGGCAGCAGCGTCGGTGCGGAGACTGCTGGAGCTAACTCCTGCACCTGGGAGACTCGATTGCCCCACCCCGACGCCTGGTTGGCGTGGTGGGTGGGGCAACCAAATGTTTGCTTGTATTTAATTGTGGCGGATTTGCAGCACACCATGCGACGACGTGGTAGCCGAATGCGCATGACTGCTGCGTGCAGCCGCACTAGTCAGCAACTGGTGCTTCCTCCGCAGGGGAATCATCACTGAATTCGCCGACATTGAGCTCAAAACCAAGGGACTTTGCCAGCTTATCCATCATGTCAATGGCAGCATCGGCAATCACCGTACCTGGTGGGTAGATGGCGGCGGCACCGTCATCGTAGAGCTCTTGGAAGTCACCTGGTGGGATCACACCACCGACCACAATCATGATGTCTTCCCGACCCAGCTTGGCGAGTTCTTCCTTCAATGCAGGCACCAGCGTGAGGTGACCAGCAGCAAGAGAGGACACACCGACGACGTGAACGTCGTTATCGACTGCGGAACGGGCAGCCTCAGCAGGGGTCTGGAACAGCGGTCCGACATCGACGTCCATGCCAAGATCGGCATAGGCGGAAGCAACCACCTTCTGACCACGGTCGTGACCGTCTTGACCCATCTTGGCGATGAAGATACGTGGACGGCGGCCTTCTTCTGCTTCGAAGGCATCCGCCATAGCGATGGCCTTCTTCACGTTCGACACTTCGCCTTCCTTTCCAACCTCATCCTTATACACACCGGACAGGGTGCGGATTTCGGCTTCGTGGCGACCAAAGACCTTCTCCAACGCCATGGAGATCTCACCGACGGTGGCATTGACGCGGGCTGCGTCCACTGCCAGCTTGAGCAGGTTGTGCTCCAGGTCGCCGGGTTCTTTCGTTTCCATCTTGCAGGCTTCGGTGAGCTTATCCAGTGCTGCCTGCACGGCGTCATTGTCGCGTTCGCGACGCAGCCGCTCAAGCTTTTCGAGCTGTTCTTGGCGCACCTTGGTGTTGTCCACCTTGAGCACTTCGATCTGCTCATCTTCAGCAACCTGGTATTTGTTCACACCGATAAGCGCTTGACGACCGGAGTCGATACGTGCCTGGGTGCGGGCAGCGGACTCTTCGATGCGCAGCTTCGGAATACCTTCGATGGTGGCCTGTGCCATACCGCCGGCTTCTTCGACTTCTTCGATGTGTTTGCGTGCCCGGTTCGCCAACTCGTTGGTGAGCCATTCGATGTAGTAGGAACCAGCCCACGGGTCGACGGGGCGAACCGTACCTGATTCTTGCTGCAGCAGCAGCTGCGTGTTACGGGCGATACGAGCCGAGAAGTCAGTCGGCAAAGCCAGCGCCTCATCAAGCGCGTTGGTGTGCAGCGACTGGGTGTGGCCTTGGGTCGCTGCCATCGCCTCAATGCAGGTACGTGGCACATTGTTGAACACGTCCTGGGCGGTCAGTGACCAGCCGGAGGTTTGCGAGTGGGTACGCAGACTCTGCGACTTCTTATTCTTCGGGCCAAACTTGCCGACGAGTTCACTCCACAACAGACGACCGGCACGCAGCTTCGCGATCTCCATGAAGGTGTACATGGAAATACCCCAGAAGAAGGACAGGCGCGGTGCGAACTTGTCAACATCGAGCCCGACTTCTTTCCCGGCGCGGATATATTCCACACCATCGGCCAGCGTGTAGGCCAGCTCCAGATCGGCGGTCGCACCGGCTTCTTGAATGTGGTAGCCGGAGATCGAAATAGAGTTAAACCGCGGCATCTTCATCGAGGTGTACTCGAAAATATTCGAGATGATCCGCATCGATGGTTTCGGCGGGTAAATATAGGTGTTGCGCACCATGAACTCTTTAAGAATATCGTTCTGGATAGTACCAGCGAGATTCTCTGGGGCGACGCCTTGCTCTTCGGCGGCAACAATGTAGAGTGCCAGCACTGGCAACACTGCACCGTTCATCGTCATCGACACTGACACGGCACCAAGGTCGATACCTTCAAACAGTTGCCGCATATCAAGGATGGAGTCAATCGCGACACCGGCCATACCGACGTCACCGATGACTCGCTCATTGTCGGAGTCGTAGCCGCGGTGGGTGGCCAGGTCGAATGCGACGGACAGGCCTTTTTGGCCGGCGGCCAGGTTCCGGCGATAGAACGCGTTGGATTCCGCAGCAGTTGAGAACCCAGCATATTGGCGAATCGTCCACGGCTGATTGGTGTACATCGTCGGATATGGGCCGCGCATAAACGGAACCATGCCCGGGAAGGTGTCAATAGGATGCCCTGGTCGATCGTCGCTGCCGGCGGCAGCCGCGTCCCGATCGGCGCGGGTGTAGACCCGCTTCACATCGATTTTTTCTGGCGTTGCCCACACTTGGTCAGCAGCGGCAGGAGCACTGTCGCTTGCCTTGGGCGCATCCCCGACCGTGCGGGGGGTTGAGGCAAAATTCGGGATAGTCATGGTAGGTAAAATCACGCTCCCAGTGCGGTCAGCAGCTTGTCCATCCAACCGGCTGCGTCGATGGTCATATTCAAATAATCGTCGGGACGATCAGCTTCATCTGCTTCGGCGAAGCTCTTCGGGGCACCAGCAAGCAGTACCATCTCGACATCTGTATCCCGCAGTGCCTTGACTGCAGCGACACCAGTTTCGGCATATTCCGGATCGGCGCCGCAGATCACCGCAATCTTGTGTCCGGCGACAGCTGAGGCGAAATCGTCTGTGCCGGGTACCAGCTGGCCAGGGTTGACCGCTTCAATGCCGCCGCTTGCCAGCAAGTTGGTAGCAAAACCGGTGCGCACATTGTGCTTTGCCAGCGGACCGAGCGGGACAAGGACCGCCTTTGGCCGCTCACCGTGTGCCTCAAGGTAGGCATCTGAGCGGTTGCGCAGCGCTTCAAACTCGGCCGCAAAACGCCGCACACCTGCCGGTTCGGCTCGCTTTTCGGCAGGCAGAGGCTGCTCACCGAGATTCGGGAACTCGTTGATACCGGTCACTTTCTTCACCCGGTGGGCAATATCTTTGCGCACCGCTTCAAAGGTGGCATCGAGTGTTTCGCGCACCGATCCAGATTCCAGCGCTTTGCGGTAGCCGCCTTGCTCTTCAATGGTTTGGAACACTGCCCATGCTTTATCGGCAAGTTCCTCGGTGAGCGCTTCCACATAGTAGGAGCCACCAGCTGGGTCGACGACGAATCCGAGATGGGATTCTTCTAACAGCAGCAGGTTGGTGTTGCGCGCGATACGGGTAGCGAAGCTGCGGGAAGTGTTCGGCAAACCGCCAGGAACCGCGGCATCAAAAGGCAGCACTTCCACATCAGTGGCGCCACCGACCCCGCCGGCAAACGCAGCAACAGTGGTGCGCAGCATGTTCACCCACGGGTCGCGCTGGCTAAACATTACCGGCGCGGTTTGCACATGTTGCGGGGTGGAAGCAGCTGCTTCTGGCACCCCAAGAACTTCACAAACCCGTGCCCAAACGCCACGGAAAGCACGCAGCTTTGCGATCTGATTGAACTGGTCATCGGTGACAGCCAACCGCATGGACAGCTGCCCCACAGCCGCTTCCACACTGAGCCCACCATCGACGAGTGCCCGCACATAGTCGACGGCTGCAGCGAGCATCATGCCGATTTCTTGCGCATCCGATGCGCCCTGATTCGACAAATGCACACCGTCAACAAGTACTGCGCGGACGCAGCCGGGACGTTTGTCCGCAGCAACAGCCAATGACACGGCAGTGTCCAGATCCACGCTGGATGCGTCTTGTACTGCGGCAGTCAGCGGTGCAGCACCAAGCTCCAGGCAGGCTTTATCGGCTGCGTCTTGAATATCAACCACCTGGTAGAGTGCTTCAGCTGCAGCTTCTGTGTCTGCGCCAGCCTCTAAACGAACTGGAACATATTCCAGCAGTACTTTTTCCAATACGGTGGAAAGCTCGTCGGCGCGCAGTCCATGACTCAAATCCAGCACCACACGGGTGGTGCCGTTCATCAACGCATGCAGCAGGGCTTCATTAGTAGCTTTTGCCGACTCATAGCCGGTACCGCCGAAGCGTTCGGTTACTCCCCAGCCTGCTGCATCAGCATCGCTGACACCCTGGCCGCGGACGAAGGGAAACACACCCGGCTCGGCTTGTTCGCTCACCTCATCGGCGCGGGTGTACAGCGGATTGACGTCAATGCCGTCGTAGGTGGTTTTGACAAGTTTCTTCCACACATCTAGCGGCACGTCAGCCACATCTTTGCGCTGCACCCGGGCGAACACACCTGCCACAGCTTTGTACCAATCTTGATATTGGTCATCGAAGTCTGCTGGCAGGGCCACACTAGGCGCGTCACTCTTGTGCGTCATAGCGGTCCTTCTCTCTTTTTGTTGACGGTTGAATAAACCATGTGTTCTATCTCGGTAACCCGTGCCAACTGCCTGGCACAGGTGATGCATCCTGGTGTAAACATCCCACACCAGCAATCCCAACACAGACCCGTTACCTGCCGGTCGGTCAGGTGCCCTATCGCGGTCGGCATGACCGCACACAATCAGGCCTGTTGTGGCACGCAACATGGCCATATGTGATAGCACACCCGTATCGCTTGCGTGGGATAGGCCACATCACCATAAGCAGTGGCGGAATAGACACACTATGTGGGTGATCTTACCGCTGATCGGGATAGGTCGCAGGATTTAGCGCGGGAAAACTCGGGAGAAACACCAGCACGTGGTTGTGGTGTTGTTCACTAAGGAAATCCTTGCTTTGGCTGTGTTGCCGGTGCTGTAGGACAGTAGAAAATACGGGCAAAATCCCGCGTCGAATGGGTTCTTCGCTACAGTGGCACTGTGTTCACCTCCCACAATGCCCGTCGTTGGCGTTCACTGCCCAGTCTGCTTCGCCGGTCTATTGCCACGCTCTGGTCAGTGTTTGCTCAACTGTCCTGGGTAAAGCAGGTGGTGACAGTGGCAGCCGGGGCCGCCGTGATCCTGGTGACGACAACGGTGCGGCTTCCGGGATTGGAGGATTTGCGCGCTTACGCGACAGCAACCGGGCCGTGGTTCCCGGTACTGTTTTTGCTCGGCTATATTCTGCTCACCCAATTCCCAATCCCCCGAACTATTTTCACCCTGTCTGCAGGCATTATCTTCGGGCCGGTTCTAGGCATTGTGATTGTGCTAACCGGCACCACGATTTCTGCGGCACTTTCGTTGACCATGGTGCGATATCTCCTGCGTGATGCGATCGCCCCGCTGCTCACCCATCCAGCGGTGGACACCATCAATGCGCGGCTCCAGCGCCGCGGCTGGCTTGCCATCATTAGCCTACGGATGATCGCCGCAGTTCCTTTTTCCATTCTTAACTATTGTGCCGCGCTCACTGCGGTGCCAGTGAGTATGTTTGCGCTGGGTACCTTGCTGGGGTCTGCACCAGGATCCATTGCCACCGTGGTTATTGGTGACGCACTACTTGGCCACACAGATCCTCGCCTACTCCTTATCACCGTTGCCCTATTTATCCTCGGGTCGGCAGGGCTGTATCTTGACCAGAAACTACCGGTGAATCAGCAAGATACTGCAGCTCATAGCGACAAGCCAGATCATCCTGCCTAATGCCAGCAGCCTGGTACAGTGCGAGGGTTGCTTTGGGCGCACTGTGCGTGGGTCCTCCTGCTTCGCTCACTGATACGACCCTATATCTCGGTGCGGCGCTGTAGGTCGTCCAGGACGTTACAATCCACGGATGCACTGCCTTCCCGGCGCCTTTCGCCATTTCGACACGCCGAAATTCATCACAGCAGTCAAGGTGGGTGACTTGTCGGTAGGGTGTGAGTGGGAAACCCCGTCGGGTATTAGCATCGCTGCAACCGTTGCAGCGTTCGGCTCACCGACAGCCCGGCAATGAAAGTGAGGGAGCGTATGCCAACATTCGCTGTCCATGCCCGCTATCGCGGAACAGCGAAACGCCGTGCCGCGTTAGTAAAACAATCAGCTGAAGCATTAAGTGTGCTTGATGGTATGGCTCCTTTTGAAGTCGTCGATGTCGAAGACATTGCTACTACTTCCACTACACCACGCGCGGTCGTCGACACCATTATGGTGCTGCTATCTGATGGGGATTGGGCTGTTGGCGTGTCGTTTGCGCACTCGGCACAGTTGGCGAAAAAACAAGCTGCCGATTGTTTGCGCAAACGCGCAAAAGCAGGTGTTGTGCAAGTGAACTGTCAACCATTTCACGGGGTTACCAGCAGCGATATTGAGTCAGTGTTTGTGTTGGCCGCGTTTGTACTGGCGCGGCGCACCCCTGAAGGCCGTGAAGCGACCTCATATATGCGGCGCGGTTTTACCCAAGTTGAAGCCGCTGAATATTTAGGGATCACCAAACAGGCGATGTCGCAGCGGTTACAGGCCGCCGGCTGGCAGGCCGAGAACGCAGCGTGGCAGTTAGCGGTCCATTTACTCACCCGCCTGGCAGAGGGATAACCTCCCACTGCACAGATCAATGATGGCTCGATCTTCTCCCACACTTGTCAGTCAATGGTCTCGATAGCAGCCTGCAGCCCCGGCAGCGACCACTAGCAGGTGGTGCATATGCTGCCGGGGCTGTTGCTTGATATGACGTTGGAACCGTCATCGATTCATCCGCATCCTGTGCTGCGGTGATGTGCGATATATTTCCTTGCATTTGCGCTACAGATCGCGTCCCGCGGTTCCTGCCCCAGTTACTGGTTGGGGAGCTCGTCAGCGGGCACTGGTGGGGCAGCTGATGTGGTGTGACCTTCCTCCATAGGATCAGTCCCCGACTGGGCTGCAGCGAGCTCAGGGTGTGCTGGGGCCCCTTCCAACTCAACGGAACTAGCTACCGGTTTCCGGGAAGCGGTGGGCAGTTCAATATCATCAACTGGCTTATTCGCTACTGCGTTGGCTGCAGCGACAGCTTTCGCGATCTCTGGGTCAGTTTCGGTCGAAAACCAGCCCTCGGTATCGTCATTTGTGGCCATTTGCCGCTCCTCTTCGGTCGGCTCAGTTGGGGT
The Corynebacterium choanae DNA segment above includes these coding regions:
- the meaB gene encoding methylmalonyl Co-A mutase-associated GTPase MeaB: MAINPQDYLEQHHPGSALLTTGGTDLGDVTAVAPEIVTRARRRIDVDELYHGVRSGNRALIARSITLLESTAPAHTVLAQELLVKLLPHSGNALRVGITGVPGVGKSTFIEALGMKLLRDGHKVAVLAIDPSSTKTRGSILGDKTRMAKLSAEEHAYIRPSPSAGTLGGVAKATRESMVVFEAAGFDTILVETVGVGQSEVTVANMVDCFTFLALAGAGDQLQGIKKGVLEMADLVAINKADGPNVKHAKRAARDLAAALRMVQSEDALWKTPTMTMSAVEGDGIDAFWDTVLQHHEAMLASGRFEMTRREQQVGWMWSMVHETLLGRLNTNPDVRATRKLVEDQLRHGQITPTLAAERVLRAFDGDTSAVPKL
- the scpA gene encoding methylmalonyl-CoA mutase; the encoded protein is MTIPNFASTPRTVGDAPKASDSAPAAADQVWATPEKIDVKRVYTRADRDAAAAGSDDRPGHPIDTFPGMVPFMRGPYPTMYTNQPWTIRQYAGFSTAAESNAFYRRNLAAGQKGLSVAFDLATHRGYDSDNERVIGDVGMAGVAIDSILDMRQLFEGIDLGAVSVSMTMNGAVLPVLALYIVAAEEQGVAPENLAGTIQNDILKEFMVRNTYIYPPKPSMRIISNIFEYTSMKMPRFNSISISGYHIQEAGATADLELAYTLADGVEYIRAGKEVGLDVDKFAPRLSFFWGISMYTFMEIAKLRAGRLLWSELVGKFGPKNKKSQSLRTHSQTSGWSLTAQDVFNNVPRTCIEAMAATQGHTQSLHTNALDEALALPTDFSARIARNTQLLLQQESGTVRPVDPWAGSYYIEWLTNELANRARKHIEEVEEAGGMAQATIEGIPKLRIEESAARTQARIDSGRQALIGVNKYQVAEDEQIEVLKVDNTKVRQEQLEKLERLRRERDNDAVQAALDKLTEACKMETKEPGDLEHNLLKLAVDAARVNATVGEISMALEKVFGRHEAEIRTLSGVYKDEVGKEGEVSNVKKAIAMADAFEAEEGRRPRIFIAKMGQDGHDRGQKVVASAYADLGMDVDVGPLFQTPAEAARSAVDNDVHVVGVSSLAAGHLTLVPALKEELAKLGREDIMIVVGGVIPPGDFQELYDDGAAAIYPPGTVIADAAIDMMDKLAKSLGFELNVGEFSDDSPAEEAPVAD
- a CDS encoding methylmalonyl-CoA mutase family protein — protein: MTHKSDAPSVALPADFDDQYQDWYKAVAGVFARVQRKDVADVPLDVWKKLVKTTYDGIDVNPLYTRADEVSEQAEPGVFPFVRGQGVSDADAAGWGVTERFGGTGYESAKATNEALLHALMNGTTRVVLDLSHGLRADELSTVLEKVLLEYVPVRLEAGADTEAAAEALYQVVDIQDAADKACLELGAAPLTAAVQDASSVDLDTAVSLAVAADKRPGCVRAVLVDGVHLSNQGASDAQEIGMMLAAAVDYVRALVDGGLSVEAAVGQLSMRLAVTDDQFNQIAKLRAFRGVWARVCEVLGVPEAAASTPQHVQTAPVMFSQRDPWVNMLRTTVAAFAGGVGGATDVEVLPFDAAVPGGLPNTSRSFATRIARNTNLLLLEESHLGFVVDPAGGSYYVEALTEELADKAWAVFQTIEEQGGYRKALESGSVRETLDATFEAVRKDIAHRVKKVTGINEFPNLGEQPLPAEKRAEPAGVRRFAAEFEALRNRSDAYLEAHGERPKAVLVPLGPLAKHNVRTGFATNLLASGGIEAVNPGQLVPGTDDFASAVAGHKIAVICGADPEYAETGVAAVKALRDTDVEMVLLAGAPKSFAEADEADRPDDYLNMTIDAAGWMDKLLTALGA
- a CDS encoding TVP38/TMEM64 family protein, translated to MFTSHNARRWRSLPSLLRRSIATLWSVFAQLSWVKQVVTVAAGAAVILVTTTVRLPGLEDLRAYATATGPWFPVLFLLGYILLTQFPIPRTIFTLSAGIIFGPVLGIVIVLTGTTISAALSLTMVRYLLRDAIAPLLTHPAVDTINARLQRRGWLAIISLRMIAAVPFSILNYCAALTAVPVSMFALGTLLGSAPGSIATVVIGDALLGHTDPRLLLITVALFILGSAGLYLDQKLPVNQQDTAAHSDKPDHPA
- a CDS encoding MarR family transcriptional regulator codes for the protein MPTFAVHARYRGTAKRRAALVKQSAEALSVLDGMAPFEVVDVEDIATTSTTPRAVVDTIMVLLSDGDWAVGVSFAHSAQLAKKQAADCLRKRAKAGVVQVNCQPFHGVTSSDIESVFVLAAFVLARRTPEGREATSYMRRGFTQVEAAEYLGITKQAMSQRLQAAGWQAENAAWQLAVHLLTRLAEG